Sequence from the bacterium genome:
TCCATCCGGCCGTCGGACTCTTCCTCATCCGGCAGAAGGCGGCTGCGCAGCGTCACCAGGTCCGGGTGACCGGGCCCTTCGTCAAACGGCACCTGCTCGGGCGGCGGGGGAAGCTCGCGTGTCTGTTTCTCGCCGCAGGCGGCGGAAAATACGGTGACCGCGACCGCGAATGCGACGGCGGCAAGACGACGGACTGAGGACGAAAGGGGCACGGGCAGACCTCGCTTCAGAGGAGGGAGGATCATAGCGCGGCGCGCGGCGCGGGTGCGACCCATCGACGCGGGGCGTGGCGCCCCAAACGAATCGGCCGCGCCCGGAGGCGGACGCGGCGATCGGAGAGAGAGGGATTCGAACCCTCGGTACACCTTTTGAGCGTACACTCGCTTAGCAGGCGAGCACCTTCGGCCTCTCGGTCATCTCTCCCGGACGGCGATCGTCGAAAGCGGAGGAGGAGGGATTCGAACCCCCGTGGCTTTTACACCTAGCGGTTTTCAAGACCGCCCCCATCAACCACTCGGGCACTCCTCCCCATGCCGGCTCGCCGCCGGGCGACGCGCCGCGGCCCCGCTTTCCGGCGGTCCGCCCGTCCTGAATAATGAAGCGCCCTGGCAATGTCAATCACGGCCGATGGTTTTCGCCCGTTGCGTGCGTGCCCCCGCATGATTCGGCGCGGCCATGCGTCTATGATGCCGGCATGAGTTCGACGACGATCCGCCGCCATGTGAAAGCCCCGCGCGAGCGCGTTTACCGCGCCATCATCGACGCGGACGACATCGCGAAGTGGATGTTTCCCGAAGGCATGACGATACGCATCTATGCCTTTGACGCGCGCGTTGGCGGAAAGTTTCGCATCTCGCTGACGTACGACGATCCCGCCGCGGTCGGGAAATCGAACGCCCACACCGACACCTACCACGGCCGTTTCGTCGAACTCGAGCCGAACGAAAAAGTCGTCGAAGTCGTCGAGTTCGAGACGGACAATCCCGCGATGCAAGGCGAGATGACGGTCACGATCACCCTTGCGGATACGGACGGCGGCACGGAAATCCTCGCCATTCATGACGGGCTGCCGCCAGGTCTTTCGCCCGCGGACAACGAGACGGGCTGGAACATGTCGCTCGACAATCTCGCGCGTCTCGTCGAAACGGATTAACCGCGAATCCAGTCCTCGATCGCGATGCCGGGTATGCGTTCGAAATGGCGGATGTTGCCGGTAACAAGGGTCGCGTCGTTGGCAAGGGCGATGGCGCCGATGAAGAGATCGGCGTCCTC
This genomic interval carries:
- a CDS encoding SRPBCC family protein; its protein translation is MSSTTIRRHVKAPRERVYRAIIDADDIAKWMFPEGMTIRIYAFDARVGGKFRISLTYDDPAAVGKSNAHTDTYHGRFVELEPNEKVVEVVEFETDNPAMQGEMTVTITLADTDGGTEILAIHDGLPPGLSPADNETGWNMSLDNLARLVETD